A single genomic interval of Labrus mixtus chromosome 6, fLabMix1.1, whole genome shotgun sequence harbors:
- the pde10a gene encoding cAMP and cAMP-inhibited cGMP 3',5'-cyclic phosphodiesterase 10A isoform X2, which produces MEDGPSSTSCFRRLTDCFLGASLTDEKVKAYLSLHPQMLDDFVLESVSAETLDRWLKRKTSSRPADDTSAKGVSRQYQDTNMQGVVYELYSYMEQRLDTGGDNKLLLYELCSIIKTATKADGFALYFLGECNNSLCMFTPTGAKDGPPSLIPSGPIAFGTTIAAHVAKTHKTLLVEDIMGDERFPDGTGQDSGIHVHSVLCLPILTAIGDLIAILELHRHWGKEPFNLSHQEVATANLAWASVAIHQVQVCRGLAKQTELNDFLLDVSKTYFDNIVAIDSLLEHIMIYAKNLVNADRCALFQVDHNNKELYSDLFDIGEEKEGKPVFRKTKEIRFSIEKGIAGQVAQTGEVLNIPDAYADPRFNREVDLKTGYTTRNILCMPIVSRGTVIGVVQMVNKLSGSAFTKTDENNFKMFAVFCALALHCANMYHRIRHSECIYRVTMEKLSYHSICTSEEWKTLTQLNLPAPIYKEIEMFHFDISPFEEIWPAVFIYMVHNSCGKTSFELEKLCRFTMSVRKNYRRVPYHNWKHAVTVAHCMYAILQKTSGMFTELEKKGLLIACLCHDLDHRGYSNTYLQKFDHPLAALYSTSTMEQHHFSQTVSILQLEGHNIFSNLNSSEYEQVLEIIRKAIIATDLALYFNNHQQLTELLTSQALDLSNHSHRSGRDSRDRVIGLMMTACDLCSVTKKWQITRLTANDIYAEFWAEGDEMKKIGTQPIPMMDRDKKHEVPQGQVGFYNAVAIPCYTTLSELFPPSSPLLRACRENLGQWEKISRGELEDIMPNRPSDSSGPVKVDN; this is translated from the exons ATGACACGTCAGCTAAAGGAGTCAGCAGG CAGTACCAGGACACAAACATGCAGGGCGTGGTGTACGAGCTCTACAGCTACATGGAGCAGCGGCTGGACACTGGAGGAGACAACAAACTCCTGCTCTATGAGCTGTGCAGCATCATCAAAACAG CAACAAAAGCTGACGGATTTGCACTTTACTTCTTGGGAGAATGCAACAAT AGTTTATGTATGTTCACTCCAACGGGGGCCAAAGACGGCCCTCCAAGCCTCATCCCCTCCGGGCCCATCGCATTTGGGACAACCATCGCCGCTCATGTTGCCAAGACTCACAAAACACTCCTAGTAGAAGACATCATGGGG GATGAGCGCTTCCCCGACGGCACAGGGCAGGACTCAGGGATCCACGTTCACTCTGTCCTGTGCCTCCCCATCCTCACTGCCATCGGGGACCTCATCGCCATCCTGGAGCTGCATCGGCACTGGGGCAAGGAGCCCTTCAACCTCAGCCACCAGGAG GTTGCTACAGCGAATCTAGCGTGGGCTTCAGTTGCCATTCATCAAGTACAG GTGTGCAGAGGCCTCGCCAAACAGACTGAGCTCAACGACTTCCTTCTAGATGTGTCAAA AACATACTTTGATAACATTGTGGCAATAGATTCTCTACTTGAACATATTATG ATATATGCAAAAAACCTGGTGAATGCGGACAGGTGCGCACTCTTCCAGGTAgatcacaacaacaaagaacTGTACTCTGACCTGTTCGATATCGGTGAGGAGAAAGAAGGCAAACCTGTCTTTAGGAAAACCAAAGAAATTAG GTTTTCTATAGAGAAGGGAATAGCTGGCCAAGTGGCTCAGACGGGGGAAGTCTTAAATATCCCAGATGCCTATGCAGACCCACGGTTCAACCG AGAGGTGGACCTTAAAACCGGCTACACCACGCGGAACATCCTGTGCATGCCCATCGTGAGCAGGGGGACTGTTATAGGTGTGGTGCAGATGGTGAACAAACTAAGCGGAAGTGCCTTCACTAAAACGGACGAGAACAACTTTAAGATGTTCGCCGTCTTTTGTGCTCTGGCCTTACACTGTGCAAAT atgTACCACAGGATCCGGCACTCTGAATGCATTTACAGAGTGACGATGGAGAAACTGTCTTATCACAGCATCTGCACATCGGAAGAATGGAAGACCCTCACCCAGCTCAACCTCCCTGCACCCATTTACAAAGAGATCGAAAT GTTCCACTTTGACATCAGTCCCTTTGAGGAGATCTGGCCTGCTGTCTTCATCTACATGGTCCATAACTCCTGTGGAAAGACCAG CTTCGAGCTGGAGAAGCTGTGTCGTTTCACCATGTCTGTACGGAAGAACTACCGGCGAGTGCCCTACCACAACTGGAAGCACGCCGTGACGGTGGCGCATTGCATGTACGCAATCCTGCAGAAGACCTCCGGGATGTTCACAGAGCTAGAG AAGAAGGGTCTGCTGATCGCCTGCCTCTGCCATGATCTGGACCATCGGGGGTACAGCAACACGTACCTGCAGAAGTTTGACCACCCGCTGGCTGCTCTGTACTCCACCTCCACCATGGAGCAACACCACTTCTCTCAGACTGTCTCCATCCTACAG CTGGAAGGGCACAATATTTTCTCCAACCTGAATTCCAGCGAGTACGAGCAGGTGTTGGAGATCATCAGGAAGGCCATCATCGCCACTGACCTCGCCCTGTACTTCAACAACCACCAGCAGCTGACGGAGCTGCTGACCTCGCAGGCGCTCGACTTAAGCAACCACTCGCACAGGTCAGGTCGCGACTCGAG GGACCGTGTGATTGGTCTGATGATGACAGCATGTGACCTGTGTTCTGTTACCAAGAAATGGCAAATCACACGACTCACAGCCAACGACATCTATGCTGAGTTCTGGGCTGAG GGAGACGAGATGAAGAAGATCGGGACGCAGCCGATCCCCATGATGGACAGAGATAAGAAGCATGAGGTTCCCCAAGGCCAA GTGGGATTCTACAACGCTGTTGCGATCCCATGTTACACGACGCTATCAGAGCTTTTCCCTCCGTCCAGTCCTCTTCTGAGAGCCTGCAG gGAGAACCTGGGCCAATGGGAGAAGATCTCACGGGGAGAGTTGGAGGACATCATGCCCAACCGGCCTTCAGATTCCTCAGGCCCCGTCAAGGTGGATAACTGA
- the pde10a gene encoding cAMP and cAMP-inhibited cGMP 3',5'-cyclic phosphodiesterase 10A isoform X4 — protein sequence MEDGPSSTSCFRRLTDCFLGASLTDEKVKAYLSLHPQMLDDFVLESVSAETLDRWLKRKTSSRPADDTSAKGVSRYQDTNMQGVVYELYSYMEQRLDTGGDNKLLLYELCSIIKTATKADGFALYFLGECNNSLCMFTPTGAKDGPPSLIPSGPIAFGTTIAAHVAKTHKTLLVEDIMGDERFPDGTGQDSGIHVHSVLCLPILTAIGDLIAILELHRHWGKEPFNLSHQEVATANLAWASVAIHQVQVCRGLAKQTELNDFLLDVSKTYFDNIVAIDSLLEHIMIYAKNLVNADRCALFQVDHNNKELYSDLFDIGEEKEGKPVFRKTKEIRFSIEKGIAGQVAQTGEVLNIPDAYADPRFNREVDLKTGYTTRNILCMPIVSRGTVIGVVQMVNKLSGSAFTKTDENNFKMFAVFCALALHCANMYHRIRHSECIYRVTMEKLSYHSICTSEEWKTLTQLNLPAPIYKEIEMFHFDISPFEEIWPAVFIYMVHNSCGKTSFELEKLCRFTMSVRKNYRRVPYHNWKHAVTVAHCMYAILQKTSGMFTELEKKGLLIACLCHDLDHRGYSNTYLQKFDHPLAALYSTSTMEQHHFSQTVSILQLEGHNIFSNLNSSEYEQVLEIIRKAIIATDLALYFNNHQQLTELLTSQALDLSNHSHRDRVIGLMMTACDLCSVTKKWQITRLTANDIYAEFWAEGDEMKKIGTQPIPMMDRDKKHEVPQGQVGFYNAVAIPCYTTLSELFPPSSPLLRACRENLGQWEKISRGELEDIMPNRPSDSSGPVKVDN from the exons ATGACACGTCAGCTAAAGGAGTCAGCAGG TACCAGGACACAAACATGCAGGGCGTGGTGTACGAGCTCTACAGCTACATGGAGCAGCGGCTGGACACTGGAGGAGACAACAAACTCCTGCTCTATGAGCTGTGCAGCATCATCAAAACAG CAACAAAAGCTGACGGATTTGCACTTTACTTCTTGGGAGAATGCAACAAT AGTTTATGTATGTTCACTCCAACGGGGGCCAAAGACGGCCCTCCAAGCCTCATCCCCTCCGGGCCCATCGCATTTGGGACAACCATCGCCGCTCATGTTGCCAAGACTCACAAAACACTCCTAGTAGAAGACATCATGGGG GATGAGCGCTTCCCCGACGGCACAGGGCAGGACTCAGGGATCCACGTTCACTCTGTCCTGTGCCTCCCCATCCTCACTGCCATCGGGGACCTCATCGCCATCCTGGAGCTGCATCGGCACTGGGGCAAGGAGCCCTTCAACCTCAGCCACCAGGAG GTTGCTACAGCGAATCTAGCGTGGGCTTCAGTTGCCATTCATCAAGTACAG GTGTGCAGAGGCCTCGCCAAACAGACTGAGCTCAACGACTTCCTTCTAGATGTGTCAAA AACATACTTTGATAACATTGTGGCAATAGATTCTCTACTTGAACATATTATG ATATATGCAAAAAACCTGGTGAATGCGGACAGGTGCGCACTCTTCCAGGTAgatcacaacaacaaagaacTGTACTCTGACCTGTTCGATATCGGTGAGGAGAAAGAAGGCAAACCTGTCTTTAGGAAAACCAAAGAAATTAG GTTTTCTATAGAGAAGGGAATAGCTGGCCAAGTGGCTCAGACGGGGGAAGTCTTAAATATCCCAGATGCCTATGCAGACCCACGGTTCAACCG AGAGGTGGACCTTAAAACCGGCTACACCACGCGGAACATCCTGTGCATGCCCATCGTGAGCAGGGGGACTGTTATAGGTGTGGTGCAGATGGTGAACAAACTAAGCGGAAGTGCCTTCACTAAAACGGACGAGAACAACTTTAAGATGTTCGCCGTCTTTTGTGCTCTGGCCTTACACTGTGCAAAT atgTACCACAGGATCCGGCACTCTGAATGCATTTACAGAGTGACGATGGAGAAACTGTCTTATCACAGCATCTGCACATCGGAAGAATGGAAGACCCTCACCCAGCTCAACCTCCCTGCACCCATTTACAAAGAGATCGAAAT GTTCCACTTTGACATCAGTCCCTTTGAGGAGATCTGGCCTGCTGTCTTCATCTACATGGTCCATAACTCCTGTGGAAAGACCAG CTTCGAGCTGGAGAAGCTGTGTCGTTTCACCATGTCTGTACGGAAGAACTACCGGCGAGTGCCCTACCACAACTGGAAGCACGCCGTGACGGTGGCGCATTGCATGTACGCAATCCTGCAGAAGACCTCCGGGATGTTCACAGAGCTAGAG AAGAAGGGTCTGCTGATCGCCTGCCTCTGCCATGATCTGGACCATCGGGGGTACAGCAACACGTACCTGCAGAAGTTTGACCACCCGCTGGCTGCTCTGTACTCCACCTCCACCATGGAGCAACACCACTTCTCTCAGACTGTCTCCATCCTACAG CTGGAAGGGCACAATATTTTCTCCAACCTGAATTCCAGCGAGTACGAGCAGGTGTTGGAGATCATCAGGAAGGCCATCATCGCCACTGACCTCGCCCTGTACTTCAACAACCACCAGCAGCTGACGGAGCTGCTGACCTCGCAGGCGCTCGACTTAAGCAACCACTCGCACAG GGACCGTGTGATTGGTCTGATGATGACAGCATGTGACCTGTGTTCTGTTACCAAGAAATGGCAAATCACACGACTCACAGCCAACGACATCTATGCTGAGTTCTGGGCTGAG GGAGACGAGATGAAGAAGATCGGGACGCAGCCGATCCCCATGATGGACAGAGATAAGAAGCATGAGGTTCCCCAAGGCCAA GTGGGATTCTACAACGCTGTTGCGATCCCATGTTACACGACGCTATCAGAGCTTTTCCCTCCGTCCAGTCCTCTTCTGAGAGCCTGCAG gGAGAACCTGGGCCAATGGGAGAAGATCTCACGGGGAGAGTTGGAGGACATCATGCCCAACCGGCCTTCAGATTCCTCAGGCCCCGTCAAGGTGGATAACTGA